From Desulfuromonas soudanensis, the proteins below share one genomic window:
- a CDS encoding DUF2155 domain-containing protein, with the protein MPRLSWSILLILTLLLAAAGCSRQEEAKTEHPKATEKLRARVVVPDNVKGKWRAVKIAVRDKESNTEDIYTVNIGYEFVVAGSQLRLKVENFLPAFIMDGTKMTSASNETRNPAVQIIVTEGGAEIFEGWLFSLYPGTHAFEHQRYNFSLVDFIPAGKKG; encoded by the coding sequence ATGCCCAGGCTTTCATGGTCCATACTTTTGATCCTCACCCTTTTACTTGCGGCGGCAGGTTGCAGCCGGCAGGAAGAGGCAAAGACCGAGCATCCGAAGGCTACCGAAAAGCTGAGGGCGCGGGTGGTGGTGCCGGATAACGTCAAGGGGAAGTGGCGGGCCGTCAAGATCGCCGTGCGCGACAAGGAAAGCAACACGGAAGACATCTACACCGTCAACATCGGCTACGAGTTCGTGGTCGCCGGTTCGCAGCTTCGGCTCAAGGTGGAGAACTTCCTCCCGGCCTTCATCATGGACGGCACGAAGATGACCTCGGCCTCCAATGAAACGAGGAATCCCGCGGTGCAGATCATCGTCACCGAAGGGGGCGCCGAGATCTTCGAAGGGTGGCTCTTCAGCCTTTATCCCGGCACCCATGCCTTCGAGCACCAGCGCTATAATTTCTCTCTCGTCGATTTTATTCCGGCCGGAAAAAAAGGTTGA
- the tadA gene encoding tRNA adenosine(34) deaminase TadA: protein MNLDDQQDRGFMHEALVEAAAAEKLGEIPIGAVVVQGGEIIGRGYNLRETSNDPTTHAEMVAIRAAARHLGSWRLLDCTLYVTLEPCVMCMGAIILARIPRLVYACRDPKAGAVGSLYDFSRDERFNHRVEAVEGVLGDECSTMLSRFFRELRARKKSVS from the coding sequence GTGAATCTTGACGACCAACAAGACAGGGGCTTTATGCACGAGGCCCTGGTGGAAGCAGCCGCTGCTGAAAAGCTCGGCGAGATTCCCATCGGGGCCGTTGTTGTTCAGGGCGGTGAAATTATCGGCCGCGGCTACAACCTGCGCGAAACGAGCAACGATCCGACCACCCACGCCGAGATGGTGGCCATCCGTGCGGCGGCCAGGCATCTCGGCAGTTGGCGCCTCCTCGACTGCACGCTCTACGTGACTCTCGAGCCCTGCGTGATGTGCATGGGGGCAATCATTCTGGCCCGGATTCCCCGTCTGGTCTATGCCTGCCGCGACCCCAAGGCCGGCGCCGTCGGTTCCCTCTACGATTTCTCCCGGGACGAGCGCTTCAACCACCGCGTCGAGGCGGTCGAAGGGGTTCTCGGCGACGAATGCAGCACGATGCTCAGCCGCTTCTTCCGGGAGCTGCGGGCCCGCAAAAAATCAGTGAGCTGA
- a CDS encoding HD domain-containing protein: MRNLANFFFEVGMLKRTPRTGFQFLGSGTQSVAEHSFRTAMIGYALAHLDPEADAGRVLQLCLFHDVPEARTGDLNYVAKKYLKVDEARAVEDLAETLPFGDDYRGLIAEFTGRSSREAQIAHDADQLEMILALKEYKDLGNRYADEWYPFSVRRLKTDAARRLAETIWTTDSTRWWFDDDEDWWVEGRKPPEGA; encoded by the coding sequence ATGCGCAATCTCGCCAATTTTTTCTTCGAAGTCGGCATGCTCAAACGCACCCCGCGCACCGGGTTCCAGTTTCTCGGCTCCGGCACCCAGTCGGTGGCCGAGCACTCCTTTCGTACGGCGATGATCGGTTACGCCCTGGCCCACCTCGATCCCGAGGCCGACGCCGGTCGGGTCCTGCAGCTCTGTCTCTTTCACGACGTCCCCGAGGCCCGCACCGGCGACCTCAACTACGTCGCCAAGAAATACCTGAAGGTCGATGAGGCCCGGGCCGTTGAAGATCTCGCCGAAACGCTCCCCTTCGGCGACGACTACCGGGGCCTGATCGCCGAATTTACCGGCCGAAGCAGCCGCGAGGCGCAGATTGCCCACGACGCCGACCAGCTGGAGATGATTCTGGCCCTCAAGGAATACAAGGACCTCGGCAACCGCTATGCCGACGAATGGTACCCCTTTTCGGTACGGCGCCTCAAAACCGACGCCGCCCGCCGCCTGGCCGAAACGATCTGGACCACGGACTCGACCCGCTGGTGGTTCGACGACGATGAGGACTGGTGGGTCGAGGGGAGGAAACCTCCGGAAGGGGCTTGA
- a CDS encoding EamA family transporter yields MSSLAFVLILFSALMHALWNLLVKRSGDKTVFIWWMFCASGGLLNLLLLFIPGPFPSPTPEVLLLGAAGAACFVFYHLFNGRAYRRGDLSLTYPLAQTSMFYVPLWGVWLLGERLSALGMAGIALIIVGAYTVQLRRLSAGEILRPFRSLADPSVQAALAAGFIYSVGAVIDKTGVGLYPPFYFTYLLVMFMLFFMTLNLLRPSYRGRLMAELRLSRTLVILSGPVLMGSFLAFRYGLKLAPMSYAVPVRQVSLLIGVLIGVFFLRESCGRIRFAATALILAGVFLIRLG; encoded by the coding sequence ATGAGTAGCCTGGCATTTGTTCTGATCCTGTTTTCTGCCCTGATGCACGCCCTGTGGAACCTGCTGGTCAAGCGCAGCGGCGACAAGACGGTCTTCATCTGGTGGATGTTCTGCGCCTCCGGGGGGCTGCTCAACCTCCTTCTCCTCTTTATCCCCGGTCCCTTCCCCTCTCCGACCCCCGAGGTCCTCCTCCTCGGGGCGGCCGGCGCCGCCTGTTTTGTCTTCTATCACCTCTTCAACGGCCGGGCGTACCGGCGGGGGGACCTGTCGCTGACCTACCCCCTGGCTCAGACCTCCATGTTCTACGTCCCTCTCTGGGGGGTGTGGCTCCTCGGCGAGCGCCTGTCGGCTCTCGGGATGGCCGGCATTGCCCTCATCATCGTCGGCGCCTACACCGTTCAGCTGCGGCGGCTCTCCGCCGGGGAGATCCTCCGACCCTTCCGCAGCCTCGCCGACCCCTCGGTGCAGGCGGCGCTGGCCGCCGGGTTCATCTACTCGGTGGGGGCGGTGATCGACAAGACCGGGGTCGGCCTCTACCCCCCCTTCTACTTCACCTACCTGCTGGTGATGTTCATGCTCTTCTTCATGACTCTCAACCTGCTGCGCCCGTCCTATCGCGGCCGGTTGATGGCCGAGTTGCGCCTCAGCCGCACCCTGGTGATCCTCTCGGGGCCGGTGCTGATGGGGTCCTTCCTCGCCTTCCGTTACGGCCTCAAACTTGCGCCGATGAGCTATGCGGTGCCGGTGCGCCAGGTCAGCCTCCTGATCGGGGTACTGATCGGCGTCTTTTTTCTCCGCGAGAGCTGCGGGCGCATCCGCTTCGCCGCCACCGCCCTGATCCTCGCCGGGGTCTTTCTCATCCGCCTCGGCTGA
- the serS gene encoding serine--tRNA ligase, which yields MLDIKNLRDNLDQVEARLATRGGSIDLSAFRQLDRRRRDLLGESETLKAEKNRVSALVGQTKDKSQVQGEISRMKDVSAKIKTLDDELKGVEEGLQTLLLTIPNLPHPQSPVGASEEENREVRRWGTPREFDFAPKPHWDLGEDLGILDFERAGKITGARFALLLGQGARLERALINFMLDLHTLEHKYVEVLPPFMVNRESMTGTGQLPKFEDDLFHVEGPDYFLIPTAEVPVTNIHRDEILSGGDLPLCYTAHTPCFRKEAGSHGRDTRGLIRQHQFNKVELVKFTRPEDSDAELEKLLANAEEVLRRLELPYRVIDLCTGDLGFSAARTYDIEVWLPAQGVYREISSCSTFGDFQSRRAAIRFRREEGAKPELVHTLNGSGLAVGRTLVAILENGQQKDGSVTIPAALRPYMGGLERLKI from the coding sequence ATGCTCGACATCAAAAACCTGCGGGACAATCTGGACCAGGTCGAAGCGCGCCTCGCCACCCGTGGCGGCAGCATCGACCTCTCGGCCTTCCGCCAGCTCGACCGGCGGCGGCGCGACCTCCTCGGCGAATCCGAGACCCTCAAGGCGGAAAAGAATCGGGTTTCGGCCCTGGTCGGCCAGACGAAGGACAAGAGCCAGGTGCAGGGGGAGATCTCGCGGATGAAGGACGTCTCGGCGAAGATCAAGACCCTCGACGACGAGCTCAAGGGGGTCGAGGAAGGGTTGCAGACGCTCCTGCTGACCATCCCCAACCTCCCCCATCCCCAGTCCCCCGTCGGAGCCTCCGAGGAGGAGAACCGCGAGGTGCGCCGCTGGGGGACCCCGCGGGAGTTCGATTTCGCGCCGAAACCCCACTGGGACCTCGGCGAAGACCTGGGAATCCTCGATTTTGAGCGGGCCGGCAAGATCACCGGCGCCCGATTCGCCCTCCTCCTCGGGCAGGGCGCCCGCCTGGAGCGGGCACTGATCAACTTCATGCTCGATCTCCATACCCTCGAACACAAATATGTTGAAGTTCTGCCGCCCTTTATGGTAAACAGGGAATCCATGACGGGGACCGGACAGCTCCCCAAGTTCGAGGATGATCTTTTCCATGTCGAGGGGCCGGACTACTTCCTGATCCCCACCGCCGAAGTCCCGGTGACCAATATCCACCGCGACGAGATCCTCTCCGGCGGCGATCTCCCCCTGTGCTATACGGCCCACACCCCCTGCTTCCGCAAGGAGGCCGGATCCCACGGCCGCGACACCCGGGGGCTGATCCGCCAGCACCAGTTCAACAAGGTCGAACTGGTCAAGTTCACCCGCCCTGAAGATTCGGATGCCGAACTCGAAAAGCTTCTGGCCAACGCCGAAGAGGTCCTCCGGCGCCTCGAACTCCCCTACCGGGTCATCGATCTGTGTACCGGCGATCTCGGTTTCTCGGCGGCCCGCACCTACGACATCGAGGTCTGGCTCCCCGCCCAGGGGGTCTATCGCGAGATTTCTTCCTGCTCCACCTTCGGCGATTTTCAGTCCCGACGTGCGGCGATCCGTTTCCGGCGCGAAGAAGGGGCCAAGCCTGAACTGGTTCACACCCTGAACGGCTCCGGCCTCGCCGTCGGCCGTACCCTGGTGGCGATTCTCGAAAACGGTCAGCAAAAGGACGGCTCGGTGACGATCCCCGCGGCCCTGCGCCCCTACATGGGGGGACTGGAAAGATTGAAGATTTAA